The following proteins come from a genomic window of Alnus glutinosa chromosome 10, dhAlnGlut1.1, whole genome shotgun sequence:
- the LOC133879583 gene encoding GABA transporter 1-like yields the protein MSSTTGKEDAVLEYPPKELDAGALFVLKSRGSWLHCGYHLTTSIVAPSLLSLPFALALQGWVGGVLSLILVGLLTFYSYNLLSLVLEHHAQLGRRQLRFRDMAGDILVPRWGKYVVGPLQFGICYGAVIAGVLLGGQSLKEIKI from the exons ATGTCATCCACAACTGGCAAGGAAGATGCTGTTCTTGAGTACCCTCCAAAAGAGCTTGATGCTGGAGCTTTGTTTGTACTCAAATCCAGAG GGTCATGGCTGCACTGTGGATACCATTTGACGACATCTATCGTCGCTCCGTCGCTTCTGAGTCTTCCCTTTGCATTGGCGTTGCAAGGTTGGGTTGGGGGAGTTCTTTCCCTCATCCTTGTAGGTTTGCTGACCTTCTATTCATATAATCTTCTATCTCTGGTTTTGGAGCACCATGCACAACTCGGTCGCCGCCAACTTCGGTTTCGTGACATGGCCGGAGATATTTTAG TACCACGATGGGGGAAGTATGTTGTTGGGCCACTTCAATTTGGGATATGCTATGGCGCAGTTATTGCTGGTGTTCTTCTTGGAGGGCAGAGCCTCaaggaaattaaaatttaa